The Roseiconus lacunae genomic sequence GAACTGGTCGAGGGATGGTCTCCCAGTTTGGACTCGATGGCTAACGGACCAAGTCGGCTACGCGGCATTGCGGATCTTTTAAAAGGTAAGTCTTAACAGGTATGGCAGAAACCGCGCGGTCGGTTCACGGTGTCGTTGGCACGGTGCGGTTAGCACTGGGCGATCTTACGTCGTGAAATTGCCGAACCGTGGCGAACACGAATGGGCTCGTCCCGAGTTTGGATTTTGACGAGGCTCTAGCATAGACGCAATTCAATGCATTGTGGATGTGTGGCGGCAAGACGGATCGTCTGGCGGCATCGAGTGGTTCTGCAGGGGGTGTTCGGACAGCGGATCTCGCGCGTGGCAGAGCTGATGGGAATCACAGAAGGCCCTGCCAACTGTGAGCTACGTTTTCGATGTCTATCAGTTCGAACGTTGCTCGACCGCAAGCCCACTCTCTGCCCGTCATGCATTGCTTACACTCGTTTCCGCGTTTGCCGCGCGTTTTTTCGATCGTCTTTATCGCCGCGGTCGTTTCCCAATCCGCCGTTGTCGCGCAGACGAACTGGATTTCGGCGAAAGCAGGAAAGACGGACTTTCAACTACATCCGGCAAAACCGGTTGATCCTAGTTTGGTGCTCGGCAACGAATCGTGTGTCAAATGTCATGCCCCCGAAATCACCGTTTGGAAGGCGACACCCCACGCAAAGACATTTGATCAACTGCACCGACAGCCCGAAGCCAAGCAAATCGCTGCGAAGTTGGGATTGCGATCGATTAAGCACTCCGGCCGCTGCGTCGCTTGTCACTACACGCAACAATCCGCCCCGCGTGAAAGTCCGCACGTGATCGCCGGGGTGTCGTGTGAGTCTTGTCACGGTGAAGCGAAGCACTGGGTTGACGTGCATCATGACTACGGCGGTCCCAATATCTCTCGCCTCGCCGAGTCGGCTGGGCACAAGGCCGATCGGATTGCCAAGAGTGTTGCCGCCGGTATGCGGAATCCAGTGAATGCCTATTTGGTTGCCCAAAGCTGTTTGCGCTGTCACACGACGGCTGATGAAGAACTGGTCAACGTCGGTGGGCACTCCGCCGGTTCGCTTGACTTTGAATTTGTCTCTTGGAGCCAGGGGACCATTCGGCACAATTTCGTCGCCAGTGAAGGCAGATCAAACGCGACGCGATCGAGCGAAAAACTTCGTGTGATGTTTGTCGCCGGGATGATCGCGGAACTGGAAGCGTCCCTTCGGGCGACCGCCGTCGCCACCGAAAAAGCAACCTTCGGTATCACATCCGCACAGCGAGCGAGCCGGGCGACCAAACGGATACAAAGCGTGGCGCAAAAAGTCGATGAGCCGATTCTGAGCGAGATTTTGGAGGTCGTCGCGAGCGTCAAGCTGAAACTGAACAACCAAGATCAACTCACCCAAGCCGCCGACCGCGTCGCAAAGCTAGGGTTTCGGTTCGCGGAGAAGAACGACGGAACAAACCTTAGCGCACTCGATCCTTTCGTTCCCAAGGGACGCAAGTAAGCACGCTACTTGCCCAACACCACCGCCGTCGCACTACCTTCGGTGGTGTGTGTGACCACTAGGACCACTCCGGCTTCGAGGTCGGTCGCCTTGGCGGAGAGTTTGACGTCGGCGTCGAGCGTCGCATGCAGGGCCGGCGGGATTTGCTTATTGGCCAAAATCAGTGTTCCCGTTGCGATCTCCATCATTCCCGATGCGGCACCGGTGTGGCCGACCGAAGCGATCACGGGAAGGACCGGGGCAGAGATGTCGCATTGCCGAAACGCTTCTGCTTCGCCGGCGTCGACTTGGCGATCACCCATGGCATGCGAAACCACCACGGCGACATCGGACGCCGACACATCGGCTTGGCCTAAAGCGGCTTCGATCGCGGATCGGATTGCGCTCGCTGCGTTTCGCGACTGGTTGGGATTCAATGAATTGTCTCGATCGAATCCTCTCATCGCCGCAGTGGGCGCGAATCGCGAAGCGACCCCAAGGATACGAGCGAGCACGTTTGCACCGCGGTCATGGGCATGACGATCAGTCTCGATGATCACTGAAGCGGCACCTTCCCCGCCGACAACGCCGGTCGCACGAGGGTCAAAGGGACGCGACGCGTCAGAGACGGCGTGTTCACCGCGATTGACGGTCGGCAGATCACCGGTGTATGCCATTCGCATGGAAGCGATACGGGTGCCCGTCGCGCCGACCATGCTGATATCCGCGATCCCACGATCCAAGTAGGAGCATCCTTCCAACAGCGCCGCCGGTCCTGAGATATCGCCCAAGACCAGCGAGTTGTTTGGCCCCTGTGAATTGATCGAGATCCCGACCTGGCAGGCCGGCATGTTGGGCAGATATTTCAGCATCCATAGCGGGACGACTTCTTTCCGAGCCGCTTCGCCAAACCGGCCAACTCTAACGTCACCATTTTCATCAACGCAGCGGCGGATCGATTCAAGCAATTCGGTCGGCGGGTTGAAATAGATTTCGCCGCCGTAAACGGTGCCCAATCGTTGCGGTGCCACCGTGCCTTCGTCGCTCGCCGGAAGATCATCATCCAGCCCCGCATGTGCGACTGCCAATTGAGCCGACGCGAAGGCAGTTTGGATCTCACGGCACATCACTTTCAACGCTTTCCGTGGACGCACGAACTGTTTCGCTTGGAAATCGACGATCGGGGCGCCGATCCAGACGCCATCTGCCGGATCGCCGTCCGACGGTTTGGCTTCGTCATCGGTGCGGTCCTTGAGCGAACGAATGCCGCTGGTTCGATTCATCAAGGCATCGAAGAACGCTTCGTGACCAATTCCGATCGGGCTGACAATGCCGACTCCAGTAATCACGGCGGGTGGACGTGGCATGGCAATCGGCGAAAAGCAGCGAAAAGACGGACGGTGAAAAACGGTGTGCTATCGGTGCAAACCGTTGACGATCAGCGGCAAGAGTATGAAGCCTGGCGGGGGATGTGACCAGAGGTTGGTTGGGCGATCAGAGCTTGCGATCATAAATCCGCTGAGTCTTCGCCCGCCGCGCCCCGCCGCGTTCGATGGTACCGCGCGAAAGTGAATTGCTCTCCAAGACCCACGAGAATTCGCCCGTCTGGATCCCAAAACGAATCGCATCGGGGAGGATTCGCGCCAGCGTTACCAGCCCGAGCCCCCATTTCTGGTATTCGGGCAATACGTTGGTACTGACCAGTCGTAATCGCGTGATTTTGCGTTTTCCGAGCATCAACTTTAGCCAGCCGAAGGGCAGTAAGTGCCCATTCATCTTTTTCAAGACTTGGTTGTAATCGAGCAATCCGAATCCCGCGCCGACCGGTTCACCGTCGATTTCGGCGATGCTGGTCAATTCAGGAACGATCAACAGTTTCAACTGACCAGCCTGGTGAACCAATTCGTCATCGCTCATTGGGACATATCCCCAGGTGCGTTGAAGCGACTGGTTGTAGATCTTTAAGAACGCCTTGACGTCGGCATCGAAGGTTTTGCGGCTAATCGGGCGACAATTGACTTTGAATCGCTTCGTCGCCTCGTCGATCACGAACTGCAGTTTCGGATCCAAATCATCCAGGTCATCGATGCTCGCGTCATAGCAGAAGAGGTCCTGAGTTTTTTCAAATCCAGCCGCGGTGACCAGCTTTTCGTAAT encodes the following:
- a CDS encoding cytochrome c family protein, giving the protein MSISSNVARPQAHSLPVMHCLHSFPRLPRVFSIVFIAAVVSQSAVVAQTNWISAKAGKTDFQLHPAKPVDPSLVLGNESCVKCHAPEITVWKATPHAKTFDQLHRQPEAKQIAAKLGLRSIKHSGRCVACHYTQQSAPRESPHVIAGVSCESCHGEAKHWVDVHHDYGGPNISRLAESAGHKADRIAKSVAAGMRNPVNAYLVAQSCLRCHTTADEELVNVGGHSAGSLDFEFVSWSQGTIRHNFVASEGRSNATRSSEKLRVMFVAGMIAELEASLRATAVATEKATFGITSAQRASRATKRIQSVAQKVDEPILSEILEVVASVKLKLNNQDQLTQAADRVAKLGFRFAEKNDGTNLSALDPFVPKGRK
- a CDS encoding beta-ketoacyl synthase N-terminal-like domain-containing protein, translated to MPRPPAVITGVGIVSPIGIGHEAFFDALMNRTSGIRSLKDRTDDEAKPSDGDPADGVWIGAPIVDFQAKQFVRPRKALKVMCREIQTAFASAQLAVAHAGLDDDLPASDEGTVAPQRLGTVYGGEIYFNPPTELLESIRRCVDENGDVRVGRFGEAARKEVVPLWMLKYLPNMPACQVGISINSQGPNNSLVLGDISGPAALLEGCSYLDRGIADISMVGATGTRIASMRMAYTGDLPTVNRGEHAVSDASRPFDPRATGVVGGEGAASVIIETDRHAHDRGANVLARILGVASRFAPTAAMRGFDRDNSLNPNQSRNAASAIRSAIEAALGQADVSASDVAVVVSHAMGDRQVDAGEAEAFRQCDISAPVLPVIASVGHTGAASGMMEIATGTLILANKQIPPALHATLDADVKLSAKATDLEAGVVLVVTHTTEGSATAVVLGK
- a CDS encoding N-acetyltransferase, with protein sequence MSQMIQCHRVESRSDQRAFLRLEKELYRDDPHWVTPLWGERKQLCAFAGKHPFYNNAECQAFLATKDGKVCGRVLAIVNHAHNRYHNEKRGFFGFFECVDDEAVAKALLDEACRWLTEKGMTDVRGPVNPSLNYECGLLVDGFDSPPTFLISYNHPYYEKLVTAAGFEKTQDLFCYDASIDDLDDLDPKLQFVIDEATKRFKVNCRPISRKTFDADVKAFLKIYNQSLQRTWGYVPMSDDELVHQAGQLKLLIVPELTSIAEIDGEPVGAGFGLLDYNQVLKKMNGHLLPFGWLKLMLGKRKITRLRLVSTNVLPEYQKWGLGLVTLARILPDAIRFGIQTGEFSWVLESNSLSRGTIERGGARRAKTQRIYDRKL